CACAGCCAATCCCAAagccagcacctgaaccagaACCTGTGTCAGAGCCAGAGCCACCTCCCTGAACCAGAGCACAAACCAGAGCCAGGACCAGTGCAAGAGTCAGTGCCAGTACGAGAGTCTGTGACAGAACCAGCGTCAGTCAGTGCCAGTGCCAACATTGGAGCCAGTGTCAGTAccagtgtcagctccagtgccggctccagagccagtgccagctccAGCACAAGAGCCAGTGCCACAACCTGAGCCAGTTCCAGAACCGGTGCCAGAGGACGATGGGGTGGCATCTGCCTTAGCTGGCCATGAAGACATTGTTGTCTCACTGCTGGGTCCTGACCAGGACCAGAATGATGCACAgacagagctcaagcccatgtcGGAGTCCAGTACAGGGTCCAAGTCATGTCCAGAGTTCGAGCCCGTATCcggtccagagtccaagtcatgcCTGGAGCTTGAGCCCGTATCCAGTCCAGAGTCTAAGTAAGGTCCAGAGCTTGAGCTCTCATCCAGTCCaaggtccagtccagagtccaagtcaagttcaGGGTTCGAGCCCACTTCAAGCCTAGAGTCCAAGTTCTGTCCTGAGCCCGAGCCCCCACCTGAGCCAAGTATCCGGTGCCATGCCGGCTCAGAGCGACTCACTGGTGGCATGGCACCCAGCATCAGGCCCTCATCCCTGGGGCCAGGAAGGATGGATttttgctcccagagggagctcttggGGGGGGGCTGTCAGACCTGCATGCTTTGGCGTGCGCACCAGAAGGACTGTCAGGCGTGCTCCAGACTGCGCACACGTGCCGAGCGGACTCTCACACGTGTGATGTTAATGAGGCTGACTTGCACATGATTAAGATGCATCAGCGTGCCAATATAAAGAGACTGAAAATGCACACTCGGTGCGAAGTATTGCAGTGCCTTTTGGACACTTTACCTCATTTTCCTGTGTTGacttcctggtttcctgattccaaAATATTTTTCCTGTTCTGTGTTTCTGTTTTTGCctgtgatattctgtttgtgcttcACCCAATCCTGTGCTTGTTCCATGTTTATGatattgcctgccgatttggattgtCTGCCTGtgtatttattttccttaataaaactacttctgcacatacatccatatccAACCTATCCCTGacaataggatattcaagtaacaccattttggaagatttcacaataagcaggttaattggtaacaagtGAGGgcatcatgattgggtataaaaagagtatgcaccaaaggctcagtctttgcaagcaaggatgggttgtggctcacccatttgtgccaaaattcatgagagaaatgTTAGTAAATTTGAAAAGAACATTTCTCCACACAAGATTGCAGaaaatttaggtctttcaaaacctACAGtatctagtgcatctcaaacaattagaatatcgtgaaaaagttcaacattttccatcagttatttaagaaagtgaaaattttatatatgcgagactcattacacaaactaaaatgtttcaggcatttttctattttaatcattatgacctacagcaaaaaaaaaaccccacaaaatagGAGTATTTAATTTAGAGTTTGAGTCAAACAGTATGGATACCATTTATctttcagtctagttcagtacacacaacagcAATCATAGGTAAGAGTGCtgatttgacagttgtccagaagttgctcatcaacaccctccacaaggagggtaagccacaggaggtcactgctgaaaaagctggctggaaaaggtgcacaagcaacagagatAACCACAACCTtgtgaggattgtcaagaaaagtcaattcaagaacttgggagagcttcacaaggagtggactgaggctggtgtcagtgcatcaagagctacCATGCACAGACTTTTTCAGGAAAAGGaccacaactgtcacattcctaatatcaagccactcctgaaccagagacatcatcataaacgtcttacctgggctaaggagagaaagaactggactattgctcagtggtccaaagtcctcttttcaaataaaagtaaattttgcatttcatttggaaatcaaggtcctagagtctggaggaagagaggagaggcacagagtCCAAGGTCTTTGAAGTCCAgcatgaagtttctgcagtctctgATTTCAGCcaggtcatctgctggtgttggtccactgtgttttctcaAGTCCAAATTCAACATAGCCATCTactaggagattttagagcactttatgcttccatttgctgacacgctttatggagatgctgatttccttttctagcaggacttagcacctgcccacagtgccaaaactactaccaaatggtttgctgaccatattactgtgcttgattggccagccaactcgcttgACCTGAAGCCCATTGAGAATCTatagggtattgtcaagaggaagatgaaacacctgacccaaaaatacagacaagctgagggctgctatcaaagcaacctgggcttcaataacacctcagcagtgccacaggctgattgcctccatgccatgtcacattgatgcagtaatttgtggtaaatgaGCCCCAACCAAGACATtttttaaatccttttttgattgatcttaggaaatattctaataatttgcaaTACTGGATTTCTGCTTAtgggctataagccataatcaccaaaattaaagcaaaaatatattttttaaatatttcactttgtgtaatgaatgtacaatatatgaaagtttaccttttttaattaaattacaaaaaaaaattactttcatgatattctaattgagaTACTAGTCATATTGTGAAaatattcagggaattcagagacatcagtgtgtaaagggcaagattGGAAACCAGTATTGAATGTACATGACTtttgagccctcaggtggcactgtgtCAGAAACAGtcctgctaatgtgacaaatatagccacatgtacTCTGGAGTCTCAGCAGGCAcagtctgctgctgcatccagaaatgcaacctgaaactataTTGtgtaaggaggaagccattcatcaattctatgcagaaacactgatttctctgggcccaaactcatctctGTTGGaacaaaagacagtggaaacatgtgctgtggtcagatgagtccacatttcagcttgttttcaggaaaactggacatagagttctcagtgccaaaggtgagcatgaccatccagtttatcaaagaaaggtgtaaaagccagcatctgtgatgggtgGGGCGCATTAGTGCCCAGGGCATGGGTGagctgcatgtgtgtgaaggtgccattgatatattgggactTATGTTGCCATCAATGTGACGTCTAAGCAGGACACCGCCAGGTCACGTCCTGGacgggctacaacagtgtggcttcatatagacagagtgcatgtgcttgaccggcctgctgccagtccagaactGTCTCCtcttgagaatgtatggtgcatcatgaagaggagaatcatacaatggtgaccacagatgaagtcttgtatcaagcaagaatggacaaattccaattgcaaaactgcaacaatgagTATTCTCAGATCCCATACAAATAAAACGTGTTAAGTGTTAAAAAGGTAACGTGATGTAATAAaacggtaataatgcctctgtcacaACTTGAGTgtgctgcaggcatcaaattctaacttcatttatgttTACAAAATATAATTGTTAGTccatttcatgtgaattaacaattagatttttgtttttactgcattctggaaaatatcccaacttttctggaaattagTTTTTTAGTTATTAACCACAGCCAGAGTATTCAAGATGTATTCATGCTGATGTAGCATGTTTGGTGCAATCTTTGGTCACAACTCAGAGCACCTACCTGTGTCTAGACAGACTCCAGTAGCCTGGACGCTCTCAGGTTTCTCCCCATCGTACACCATGAGGACAAACTGCAAGCAGTAGATGCCATGGTTGAGCAGTGCACCTCCTCCCAGCTCCTTCTCCACAAAGCGAGGGGTGGTGTTCTGGTCTTCCCCAAGGTCCGCTCTCACCAGCTTCACCTCCCCTATTGCTTCCTGTGCCAGCAACCTGGAGATCTCCATCGAGACAGGAAAGAAGCGTGTCCACACAGCCTGGACAGGACAAGagaggtgaggaaaagttgcatATCTGTGAGGCAGAGGCATACTCAAGGATTAGAACCGATAAAAATCTGCTTAACTAGCATGGCTACAAGTGGAACGTCTTGTTGAATCTTCGAAAAACTGGTGCACAATACATATTGTGCAAACCTGCTTACTTCCATCAAGAAGACGTTATTAGTCCTTGCTGCAGACACCAGCTCCTTCACTTCTCTCAGATTCATGGCTAGTGGTTTCTCACACAGAACGTTCTTCTTAGCATTGAGGAAGAGGATTCCTACTGGGTGATGATAGGGTTGGATGGTgccgacatacaccacatctataaatGGAGATACAGTCAGATAGTATGATTTAGAGCAGAAGTACCCAGTGTagggttgttttttttgcacctttaaagtggtaggcatgttgtgcaaatcaaatggtgccaacccctgaaaaatccatttttattccagcttgtaatgcgacaaaacaggaaaaacaccaagggggatgaatacttttgcaaagcactgtagAAATAAATTTTACATTCAGGTGCATTATAAACTCCAGACCTATCTCAGGATCTTTGGCCAGATCCTCATAGCTGCCGTACGCTTTAGGGATGCAGTGTTTCTTGGCGAACTCTTCTGCTCGCTTTGAGTCACGCGCTGCCACAGCAACCACCTGAAATTCATTTCCATTCAAGTCATTAATACAGCTGGAAGACATGAACAGGAAACATGAAATGACTGACATTTTTGGGGAACTAATTTGAATTTGTGCCAGCAAAGCCCaacaaaggaaagaaaaagaTATCACATTAAAATGCAGTGCTTCTTTCATATTTTATAACCCAaagattattgtttttttttttaattttttaagaaATAGAATGCAAAATTTGCAAAAATTGCAAATGCCAAATACATATTTTATCTAAATTAAGCATCAGGGAAAGAAATGTTAACATCACCTGAGAGCTTTGACTGATCATGCAAGCAAATTAGTGTTCAAGCCCAAAGGGGAAATGGATTACAATATCCAACACAGAGTTTAACCATTTGAATTTTTGGAAATTTTGAAAAGTTTATTTATACTTTGTGGACTGATGGTCAACAGTTAGCACAGCTCCATTTTCTTGATTCAGATTGCTATGGGTGGTCATATGTTAATGAGAGGTGGTAGAATAAAAATGAGAGGAGATTCTATGCATGAAATAAACTTTTGTAACTGGCCTGTTCTCTCCACCTATTTTCTTTCTATGGCCGTTACAGATTgggtgtcagaatgcaggcactcatggatgtaagtgcaggggaCAGCGTCCTCTGGGAGCTATAATCTTCTCAGGACATCCTCTCCCCTTGGTGCAGGTTTGTCAGGGTGCTGGGTGTGGAATTCTTGTATCAACAGGGGGTCTAGAATGTCCTTACCTTCTACCCAGCTATGTTCCTCTGGTCCATAGTCTTCCCACTCTACCAGGTATTCCAACTGTCCTCCTTCTGAAATCAAGGATTCTGTTTACCTTGTAGATGGGTTCTCCCTCAACACTCAGAGGCTGGTGTTCTTGGACGACAGTGTTCTCAGAAAGTGGACCTTGAGTAGTGGGTTTCAGACATGACACATGGAATGTAGGAGCAATGCGACTGTGCGGTGGGAGCTCTAGTCTGTAGGAGACCTCTTTGATGTGACGTAGCACCCTGTATGGGCCGATATAGCATGCCTGAAGTTTCTTGCATGAATTGGGTTCCCTTAGGTCATGTGTGGatacccatactctgtcacctggtGAAAATTCCAGATTGTTACCTCTGTGTTTGTCGGCatactccttgtacttggcattcACCACCTCAAAGtgctggtgaacctcctcccatactgCTTGGCTTTTGGAGAACCAGTCCTCCACTGCCTGTACCTGTGCTGGTGAGTCATCCCACaggaacaagggtggttggtagccaagtatgcactggaaagGTGTTAACTGTGTAGCTGAGTGTTTGAGTGAATTTTGTGCATATTCAGCCCACGGGATGAAACGAGACCAGTCCCCCTGATTCCTCATGCAGAAGATTCTCAAAAAAACAACCAACctcctggttggcccgttccaCCTGGCCGTTGGACTGTGGATGATATCCAGACGTGAGGCTTACTTGACACTCCAAGACATTCCATAGCTGTGATATGAACTGGGGACCACAGTCGCTGACAATATC
The genomic region above belongs to Neoarius graeffei isolate fNeoGra1 chromosome 6, fNeoGra1.pri, whole genome shotgun sequence and contains:
- the LOC132887375 gene encoding trans-1,2-dihydrobenzene-1,2-diol dehydrogenase-like encodes the protein MVVRWGICSAGKISHDFTVALKTLPPEEHQVVAVAARDSKRAEEFAKKHCIPKAYGSYEDLAKDPEIDVVYVGTIQPYHHPVGILFLNAKKNVLCEKPLAMNLREVKELVSAARTNNVFLMEAVWTRFFPVSMEISRLLAQEAIGEVKLVRADLGEDQNTTPRFVEKELGGGALLNHGIYCLQFVLMVYDGEKPESVQATGVCLDTGVDESMMVMLKFSWGRLAVCTCTSAVNLRNESVIFGTKGTIRVPDHMWSPTSLTVNGKETHYPVPEPYLPLNFKNSTGLRYEAEEVSQCLFKGLKESPWMSHSDSALLAEIMDECRRQVGVVYSQDLQ